The genomic window CTTGAGCTGAAGTGGGACTTCCGCCTCCGCAGACGAGCCATGCATGGTCTGAAGAGACTTCTAGAGGGACCAGGACCATGGTTGAGGTCATGAATTCGAAGTCCTCACCTACGTGTACTGGCTGGCTCATGGACTTTCGTATCGGGTTGTATCCAGCGTGTTCATTGTGCCAAGATCCACAGTCCGTCATATCATCGACAGAGTAGCAAACAGCATATGGATTAACCTGAAGCGCACCATCTGTTTCCCACACGCAGGAGAGCTTCAGGCAGTTGGGCAAGGATTTGCCCAGATTTCAGGGAGCCCTGCCTTCGGCAATGTTGTGGGAGCAATAGATGGCTGCCACATCAGGGTCAAACCCCTCTACTGCACAGAATCAACTATTTGAATTACAAAGGGTTCTTTTCGTTAAACATGCATGCTATTTGTAATTCTGATGGGTCTATTTCTTGATATTTTTGTTGGCTACCCGGGGTCAGTTCATgaacagaaaagaaaagaaaaacagcagTTTTTACACGGCAAAACGGTACCCTCCCCATGGTTACATTCTTCTGGGGGATGGTGGTTGTCCCTGTATAAATACGCCCATCTGCATAATAACCCCGtactcctttgccgcgtggtttttggagccataaggattagagggggcggtcgatagcaaccaccatagcaaccatgacggtcaagtgactggatgcagccccattGAAAGAAATAGAAtgccaccctacacactcaggagattaatgatttttaaatgattatgaccatgaagtctttatttgtatgggtttacatttcgttctgtgtagcatggaaaaatttgagaaacactcccattcagaatgcattagtttacatttcgttctttggagcacggttatttttatttatttatttattttcagtttttgtggaggtgctgcaaagatgctaatttttctgcaataatccaaaatccaatggaaaaacctgttggctttttgtcaagggaaacccaggtcgacgctcacttccgggttggccaacatacgtcatccctccaccactctatactgtaaaaacacatgttcaagttgaatgataatgcatgaatttattctttattctgccatagtatttaagggggggggggggaaatacaattattttggccatggtggatccagatctgttccggagcattttagcacctcgggcaacagcgcagggttcccaggtcctgcctgcaaaaaacgtcctgcccacggTCAGCAGCTGCTGCTCTTGGTCTTCCCAGAGCTGTCAGAGCTGTACGTACTCTTCTTGGACTTCTTGGAGTTCTTGAGTGCATTGAAGGACACGCGCATGCGCTCTGCCTTGCGCTGGCTGCGGCAGATGAGCGTGTTCCGTATGTGTTTGCGGAAGTCCTCCGAGATAAAGTAGTAGACGAAGGGGTCGATGCAGCTGTTGAGGCTGGCCAGGCACAGGGTGATGATGTAGAAGCCGTAGCCGTTGTTGGTCCTCTGGGCCAGCAGGAGGCCGTAGTGCACCAGCAGCATGATGTTACTGGGACTGAAGCACACCAGGAACATGACCAACACGGTGATGATCAGCGCCACCGCCTTGCGTCGTTTCTTGGCGATGGCCTCGTCCGTCATGGAGCTCCACAGGGCCTTGAGCATCAGCACGTAGGCCACCACGCACACCGCCGCCGGAACTATGAATCCCAGGATGCCCATGGTCAGGAAGTAGCCGGCCGCCAACTCCCTCTGGTTACGAAGGGTGACGTCATGGCACGTGACAATGTCCATGTTGCTGACCCTCACCGTCTGGTCGTACAGGAAGAGGGGCGTGGTTAGGACCCAGACCGCCAGCCAGATCAACACGGAGACGGCCACGCTCACAGTGTTGTCCTTTCGTTGCCGGGACAATGGCTGGATGACACCCCAGTAGCGCTGAATGCTGATGCAGGCAATGAAGGCGGTGGAGCAGTACATGTTGGCGTAGAAGAACCCCACCAGGACCTTGCACAGACCCTCGCCATAGATCCAGTTATTGCCGTTGAAGTGGTAGGCGATCTTCAGAGGGATCCAGATGACAAAGAGCAGGTCACACAGCGCCAGGTTGGCCATGAAGATGGAGGACGGGTTCTTCTTCTTTGTCCGGAATAGAAACACCCAGAGGGCCAGAGCGTTGGCAGGCAGACCCACGACAAATACGATGATGTAGACGATGGGGAGGAAGACTGTGGTCAGCGGACTCTTCAAGACCGATCCATCTCCGACGCTGATGGTCACACTTCTGACGCTGATGTTCACACTTCCGACGCTGATATTAGCACTTCCGATGCTGATATTCACACTTCCGATGCTGATATTCACACTTCCGACGTTTGCATTCTCTTCCGGGTC from Gadus macrocephalus chromosome 4, ASM3116895v1 includes these protein-coding regions:
- the LOC132456598 gene encoding proteinase-activated receptor 2-like, which encodes MYDDRGFIGDPEENANVGSVNISIGSVNISIGSANISVGSVNISVRSVTISVGDGSVLKSPLTTVFLPIVYIIVFVVGLPANALALWVFLFRTKKKNPSSIFMANLALCDLLFVIWIPLKIAYHFNGNNWIYGEGLCKVLVGFFYANMYCSTAFIACISIQRYWGVIQPLSRQRKDNTVSVAVSVLIWLAVWVLTTPLFLYDQTVRVSNMDIVTCHDVTLRNQRELAAGYFLTMGILGFIVPAAVCVVAYVLMLKALWSSMTDEAIAKKRRKAVALIITVLVMFLVCFSPSNIMLLVHYGLLLAQRTNNGYGFYIITLCLASLNSCIDPFVYYFISEDFRKHIRNTLICRSQRKAERMRVSFNALKNSKKSKKSTYSSDSSGKTKSSSC